A window from Vibrio cortegadensis encodes these proteins:
- the grpE gene encoding nucleotide exchange factor GrpE, with amino-acid sequence MSNEENKLKEEELQQQETAEQEVEAVGTEADVDWNPEEELFPEEESQVAQLEAALLSSEAKIKEQQESVLRAKAEVENMRRRTEQEIDKARKYALNKFAEGLLPVIDNLERAIQAADAEHEAVKPILEGIELTHKTFVDTVSKFGLKEINPEGEVFNPEFHQAMSIQESPDHESNTVMFVMQKGYELNGRVVRPAMVMVAK; translated from the coding sequence ATGAGCAACGAAGAGAACAAATTGAAAGAAGAAGAGCTGCAACAGCAAGAAACAGCCGAGCAAGAAGTTGAAGCGGTTGGTACGGAAGCGGATGTGGACTGGAACCCAGAAGAAGAACTTTTTCCAGAAGAAGAGTCTCAAGTCGCTCAACTTGAAGCCGCATTGCTATCGAGCGAAGCTAAAATTAAAGAGCAACAAGAGTCTGTATTACGCGCCAAAGCTGAAGTTGAAAACATGCGCCGCCGTACTGAGCAAGAGATCGATAAAGCTCGTAAATACGCACTGAACAAATTTGCTGAAGGCTTGCTACCGGTTATTGATAACCTTGAGCGTGCAATTCAAGCCGCAGATGCAGAGCATGAAGCCGTAAAACCAATCCTTGAAGGTATCGAACTGACGCATAAAACATTCGTAGACACCGTGTCTAAGTTTGGTTTGAAAGAGATTAACCCTGAAGGTGAAGTGTTTAATCCAGAATTCCACCAAGCTATGTCAATTCAAGAAAGTCCAGATCACGAATCAAACACGGTTATGTTTGTGATGCAAAAAGGCTATGAGTTGAACGGACGAGTGGTTCGCCCTGCAATGGTTATGGTTGCAAAATAA
- the nadK gene encoding NAD(+) kinase yields MKKPFEVIAIIGKPRDQKAIQTHRELFNWLTSEGYQVFIDDRLAAILDDIPQEQFASLVSLGKKADLAIVVGGDGNMLGAARILSRFDISVIGVNRGSLGFLTDLNPEDFQTSLQAVLSGEYSEEERFLLETEIHRHGQIKSHNAALNEAVLHPGQVARMIEFEVYIDDSFAFSQRSDGLIVSTPTGSTAYSLSGGGPILSSSLNAISLVPMFPHTLSSRPLVVDGNRNIKLIVSPDNPGTQEVSCDGQISLPVSPGDEIHIYRSPNVLKLIHPKDYSYYHVLRNKLGWSSKLF; encoded by the coding sequence ATGAAAAAGCCATTTGAGGTCATTGCCATCATAGGTAAACCTCGTGATCAAAAAGCAATTCAAACCCATCGAGAGCTATTTAATTGGCTAACTTCTGAGGGTTATCAAGTATTTATTGACGATCGTCTTGCTGCTATCTTAGATGATATCCCACAAGAACAATTTGCCAGCCTAGTCAGCCTAGGAAAAAAAGCCGATCTTGCCATTGTTGTTGGTGGTGATGGGAATATGCTTGGAGCCGCAAGGATCCTTTCACGCTTTGATATTTCCGTCATTGGAGTCAACCGTGGAAGCTTAGGATTTCTTACCGATCTCAACCCAGAAGACTTCCAAACCTCACTGCAAGCCGTATTGAGTGGTGAATACTCTGAAGAAGAACGCTTTCTATTAGAGACTGAAATACATCGCCATGGTCAAATAAAAAGTCATAATGCCGCATTAAATGAAGCCGTTTTACACCCGGGTCAAGTCGCACGAATGATCGAATTTGAAGTGTATATCGATGATAGTTTTGCTTTTTCTCAGCGTTCAGATGGATTAATCGTTTCCACACCTACAGGATCCACCGCTTATTCGCTTTCAGGTGGAGGCCCTATCCTCTCTTCAAGCCTTAATGCCATTTCACTTGTGCCAATGTTCCCACACACTTTATCGAGTCGTCCGCTTGTAGTAGATGGAAATCGAAATATTAAGCTCATTGTTTCTCCTGATAATCCGGGCACTCAAGAGGTAAGTTGTGATGGACAAATATCGCTACCTGTTTCTCCTGGCGATGAAATTCATATTTACCGAAGCCCCAACGTACTTAAGTTGATTCACCCGAAAGATTACAGCTATTACCATGTACTGCGAAACAAACTTGGGTGGTCTAGTAAGCTGTTTTAA
- the recN gene encoding DNA repair protein RecN, protein MLAHLSVNNFAIVKSLQLELSKGMTTITGETGAGKSIAIDALGLCLGGRADAGMVRQGEEKTEVSAAFLLDNNLNATRWLEDNDLFDGSECILRRTITKEGRSRAFINGSPVPLSQLKSLAQLLINIHGQHAHHQLMKSDYQLSMLDQYAGHTNLLKNVRNAYQAWRQADNNLKTLRDNSQQNQAQKQLLEYQIKELTELAIGEEEFQTLEQEHKRLSNSGELASSCQLAIDLIYEGDEYNALSVLQKANSSLIQLAELDEKLSSLPNMLEEAIIQIEETNNELRSYLDCIDVDPGRMAFVEERFSKIMSISRKHHVQPNELYQHHQDLLKQIEELDCSDEKLDELAQEVQQKFQLFLNHGEKLHKSRSRYAKELNKLITQSMHELSMENAKFAIQVEAQGSHPSPLGLDCVTFVVSTNPGQPMQPIAKVASGGELSRISLAIQVITAQKVETPSLIFDEVDVGISGPTAAVVGKMLRQLGESTQVMCVTHLPQVAGCGHQQLFVAKNTKAGKTETQMNVLDETQRIGELARLLGGSTITDSTLANAKELLMVA, encoded by the coding sequence ATGCTGGCTCATTTAAGTGTTAATAATTTTGCAATTGTTAAGTCGCTACAGCTAGAGCTCTCTAAGGGCATGACCACCATCACTGGTGAAACAGGCGCAGGTAAATCTATTGCAATAGATGCACTCGGGTTATGTTTAGGCGGTCGAGCTGATGCAGGAATGGTAAGACAAGGTGAAGAAAAAACCGAAGTCAGCGCCGCGTTCTTACTCGACAACAATCTCAATGCCACTCGCTGGTTAGAAGACAACGATCTTTTTGATGGAAGCGAATGCATTTTACGCCGAACCATCACCAAAGAGGGTCGCTCTCGCGCTTTTATTAATGGCAGCCCTGTTCCGCTATCTCAACTAAAATCACTCGCTCAACTATTGATCAACATTCATGGTCAACATGCGCACCATCAATTAATGAAAAGTGATTACCAACTCTCCATGTTGGATCAATATGCAGGCCATACTAATCTACTAAAAAATGTCCGTAACGCTTATCAAGCGTGGCGACAAGCCGACAACAACCTAAAAACTTTACGTGATAATAGCCAACAGAACCAAGCTCAAAAGCAGCTTCTCGAATACCAAATTAAAGAGTTAACGGAACTCGCCATTGGTGAAGAGGAGTTCCAAACGTTAGAGCAAGAGCATAAACGCTTATCCAATAGCGGAGAGCTTGCCTCAAGTTGCCAACTCGCCATTGATCTCATCTATGAAGGCGATGAATACAATGCCCTCAGCGTGCTTCAAAAAGCCAATAGTTCGTTAATCCAACTGGCTGAGCTAGACGAAAAACTATCCTCACTTCCTAATATGCTTGAGGAAGCGATCATTCAAATTGAAGAGACCAACAACGAACTGCGCTCATATCTAGACTGCATTGATGTAGATCCAGGAAGAATGGCCTTTGTGGAAGAACGCTTCTCAAAAATTATGTCTATCTCTCGTAAACATCATGTTCAACCCAATGAGCTCTATCAGCATCATCAAGATTTGTTGAAACAGATCGAAGAGCTTGATTGTTCAGACGAGAAACTCGACGAACTCGCTCAAGAAGTGCAGCAAAAATTCCAATTATTCCTCAATCATGGAGAGAAACTGCATAAGTCTCGTAGTCGCTATGCGAAAGAGTTAAATAAACTGATCACACAAAGCATGCATGAATTGAGCATGGAAAACGCGAAATTTGCGATTCAGGTTGAAGCTCAAGGTTCTCATCCCTCTCCTCTTGGATTAGATTGCGTCACTTTTGTGGTTTCGACTAACCCTGGGCAGCCAATGCAGCCCATTGCGAAAGTCGCTTCTGGTGGTGAATTATCACGTATCTCATTGGCGATACAGGTCATCACCGCACAGAAGGTAGAAACACCAAGCCTTATTTTTGATGAAGTCGATGTCGGTATCAGCGGCCCAACCGCTGCCGTTGTCGGGAAAATGCTTCGTCAACTGGGAGAGTCCACTCAGGTAATGTGTGTTACTCACCTTCCTCAAGTCGCAGGGTGTGGGCATCAACAGTTGTTTGTCGCGAAAAATACTAAAGCGGGAAAAACTGAAACGCAGATGAACGTTTTGGATGAAACTCAGCGTATTGGAGAGCTAGCACGACTGCTTGGAGGCAGTACAATCACCGACTCGACATTAGCCAACGCGAAAGAACTACTCATGGTTGCTTAA
- the bamE gene encoding outer membrane protein assembly factor BamE, giving the protein MRFKKWLVAVPLALTMLTGCSVLEKLVYRIDINQGNYVEQEAVSQLKFGMTKDQVRYVMGSPMLIENGYPDTWYYIYHHTKGHNDPIQKDLIVNFGEHGTLLNIAGDFPESDTFFEGLN; this is encoded by the coding sequence ATGCGATTTAAGAAGTGGTTAGTAGCAGTCCCACTAGCACTAACAATGTTGACGGGTTGCTCCGTATTAGAAAAGCTGGTTTATCGAATTGATATAAACCAAGGTAACTATGTAGAACAAGAAGCAGTTAGCCAACTCAAGTTTGGTATGACTAAAGACCAAGTTCGGTATGTCATGGGGTCCCCTATGCTAATCGAAAATGGCTACCCTGATACTTGGTACTACATCTACCATCACACCAAAGGCCATAACGATCCGATCCAAAAGGACTTAATCGTGAACTTTGGTGAACATGGTACATTATTGAATATTGCGGGTGATTTCCCGGAAAGCGACACCTTTTTCGAAGGCTTAAACTAA
- a CDS encoding RnfH family protein, whose product MSIESDMIHVEVVYALPHEQRVFNLVVNRNMTVEEIVQQSGVLALYPEIDLAKNKLGVFSRNIKLDATVRDKDRIEIYRPLLADPKEIRRKRAEQAKAAGAIDPVTGGKMNEMRKS is encoded by the coding sequence ATGAGTATTGAATCGGACATGATCCATGTAGAGGTTGTGTACGCGTTGCCACACGAGCAGCGAGTATTTAACTTGGTGGTGAACCGTAATATGACGGTGGAAGAGATTGTACAGCAGTCGGGCGTGTTGGCTTTGTACCCTGAGATTGACTTAGCCAAAAATAAACTGGGAGTGTTTAGTCGTAATATCAAGCTAGATGCGACGGTTAGAGACAAAGATCGCATTGAGATTTACCGACCATTGCTTGCTGATCCTAAAGAGATCAGACGTAAGCGAGCGGAACAAGCCAAAGCCGCAGGGGCTATTGACCCTGTGACAGGCGGTAAGATGAATGAGATGCGTAAAAGCTAG